In Anseongella ginsenosidimutans, one genomic interval encodes:
- a CDS encoding type B 50S ribosomal protein L31 — protein sequence MKADIHPKNYRPVVFKDMSNEYSFLTQSCADTKDTIVWEDGNEYPLVKLEISNTSHPFYTGKMKLVDTAGRVEKFRQRYAKKQ from the coding sequence ATGAAAGCTGATATACATCCGAAGAACTACAGGCCAGTAGTTTTCAAAGACATGTCGAATGAGTACTCGTTCCTGACCCAGTCCTGTGCCGATACGAAAGATACGATTGTCTGGGAAGACGGAAACGAATATCCCCTGGTAAAGCTGGAGATCTCCAATACGTCGCACCCTTTTTATACAGGTAAGATGAAATTGGTAGATACTGCCGGACGCGTGGAGAAATTCAGGCAGCGTTACGCCAAGAAGCAGTAA
- a CDS encoding Gfo/Idh/MocA family protein codes for MNKREFLKKGSIGALGILMAPALLKGGVNRTRLRTAHIGLGGMGMEDLKAIASHPAVEVAALCDVDAGNLSGAHKLHRSARVFFDYRVMLEEMGNEIDAVIVSTPDHTHAPAAMLAMQMNKPVYCQKPLTHYVSESRDMKKMAADKGLVTQMGIQVHSFYDYKLATLLIQSGIIGKVHTVHAWSPKNWGYDGAPPAGEDPVPQELDWDLWLGTSAKRPYKEGMYHPGNWRKIMDYGCGTLGDMGVHIFDTPYNALQLDVPETIMTQCRPTTGFGFPERNTVTYEFPRTKYTTRRLKWIWYDGEGAPAMHDDLVLPGMDEKAVRNEQTKEASVEDKSSLNVEVAKANELPEQGAMFVGKKGRLLLPHFMQLPRKIHKGKYVDISREIAEISREHKLGEPVRDYAKEGPKHYHEFVDACLGKAECSAPFEYAARLTETILLGTIAGRFPGETLHWDAKAAKFKEEKANQYLSGEYRKF; via the coding sequence ATGAATAAACGCGAATTCTTAAAAAAAGGCAGTATAGGCGCACTGGGAATCCTGATGGCTCCCGCTTTATTAAAAGGGGGCGTGAACCGGACCCGCTTACGAACCGCTCATATCGGTTTGGGAGGCATGGGAATGGAAGACCTGAAGGCAATTGCGTCTCATCCGGCTGTGGAAGTTGCCGCTCTTTGTGATGTGGATGCCGGTAACTTATCCGGGGCCCATAAACTTCATCGATCGGCTCGTGTGTTTTTCGATTATCGTGTCATGTTGGAGGAAATGGGGAATGAAATTGACGCGGTAATTGTCTCCACACCAGATCACACCCATGCTCCGGCTGCCATGCTGGCCATGCAGATGAACAAGCCTGTTTATTGTCAGAAACCGCTCACGCATTATGTTTCGGAATCGCGCGACATGAAAAAAATGGCTGCCGACAAGGGTTTGGTAACCCAGATGGGTATTCAGGTACATTCTTTTTACGATTATAAACTGGCTACGCTTTTAATACAATCCGGGATCATTGGAAAGGTGCATACGGTACATGCCTGGTCGCCGAAGAACTGGGGTTATGATGGCGCGCCTCCGGCGGGTGAAGATCCTGTTCCGCAGGAATTAGATTGGGATTTATGGTTGGGAACCTCCGCCAAACGCCCTTACAAGGAGGGAATGTACCATCCCGGAAATTGGCGTAAAATCATGGATTACGGCTGTGGCACCCTGGGCGATATGGGCGTACATATTTTTGATACACCTTATAATGCCCTGCAACTGGATGTTCCTGAAACCATCATGACCCAATGCCGGCCAACCACTGGGTTCGGTTTCCCCGAGCGCAATACTGTGACCTACGAGTTTCCGCGTACCAAATACACGACCAGGCGCTTAAAATGGATATGGTATGATGGTGAAGGCGCGCCTGCAATGCATGATGATCTGGTATTGCCGGGCATGGATGAAAAGGCGGTTAGAAACGAACAAACAAAAGAAGCCAGCGTTGAAGACAAAAGCTCTCTTAACGTCGAGGTCGCGAAAGCGAATGAGCTGCCGGAACAGGGCGCCATGTTCGTGGGCAAAAAGGGACGCTTATTATTGCCTCACTTCATGCAATTGCCAAGGAAGATCCACAAAGGAAAATACGTTGATATTTCCAGGGAAATTGCCGAGATCAGCAGGGAACATAAGCTGGGTGAGCCTGTTCGTGATTACGCAAAAGAAGGACCAAAGCATTATCACGAATTCGTGGATGCCTGCCTTGGGAAAGCGGAGTGTTCCGCACCTTTTGAATATGCCGCGCGACTGACCGAAACCATTCTTCTGGGAACCATTGCCGGGCGTTTCCCGGGCGAGACCTTACACTGGGACGCGAAGGCCGCCAAATTCAAAGAAGAGAAAGCGAATCAATACCTGAGCGGCGAATACCGGAAGTTTTAG
- a CDS encoding AMP-dependent synthetase/ligase, producing MDYLQGKTLPQLIRYVVKHIHPPEHPFLLYRGPQKYEPISYGEALDKADAISAWLLEMGIKKGDRLGLLLDNSPEYVYFDQALQQIGAVNVSVYPTIPEKDTAYILNDSGAKSLIAGNSFLLKKVLKIAGDCPALRFIIPAFDDHEKITGQNTGNKTIISLNDVIIQGKAVLESRKAEISALREDVQEEDLASLIYTSGTTGIPKGTMLTHANFVKNVKACLEHLTGAIDNDDTFLSFLPLSHVFERTATYHVCLAMGCKMAFAESLESLGRNMTEVQPSIMNVVPRLLEKIQDKVYKNATEGGGLKAKIFYWALNTGKKAREIREQGKSLPAGLSLQLAIAEKLVFRKIKEKTGGNLKFMISGGGAMPVSVGEFFSNLGIIVLEGYGLTETSPVVAVNLYERQAIGTVGPVIPGIEIGIQQPETQEIFTIQTHESHDPSFQSPEGEIIVRGHCIMKGYWNKPAETQAAIDRQGWFHTGDVGCFRQGNLKITDRIKNMLVNAYGKNVYPTPVENVYMKSNKIEQIFLVGDKQEYITAILVPNKELMMQTFDLHESFFSEPTPFIEDTRIINWLNEDIRSLSTELAKFERIKNFAVKRTPFTIDDGEMTPTLKIKRKVVEEKYAGMIRQLYKLPAVV from the coding sequence ATGGACTATTTACAAGGAAAAACCCTCCCTCAGCTTATCCGTTATGTGGTAAAACACATACATCCGCCCGAACATCCCTTCCTGCTTTACCGCGGACCTCAAAAATACGAACCTATTAGTTATGGCGAAGCCCTGGATAAAGCAGATGCCATTTCGGCCTGGCTGCTGGAAATGGGAATCAAAAAGGGAGACCGGCTGGGGCTGCTCCTTGACAACAGTCCGGAATACGTATATTTTGACCAGGCCCTGCAGCAGATCGGCGCGGTGAATGTCTCTGTTTACCCCACCATTCCGGAAAAAGATACTGCTTATATACTGAATGATTCCGGCGCCAAATCCCTGATAGCAGGCAATTCCTTCCTTCTGAAAAAAGTCCTTAAAATCGCCGGGGACTGTCCCGCCCTGCGCTTTATTATTCCTGCTTTTGACGATCACGAAAAGATCACCGGCCAGAATACTGGCAACAAGACGATTATATCGCTCAATGACGTAATTATACAAGGCAAAGCTGTCCTTGAAAGCAGGAAAGCCGAAATCTCCGCCCTCAGGGAAGACGTGCAGGAAGAAGACCTGGCCTCTCTTATTTATACTTCGGGAACAACCGGCATTCCCAAAGGGACCATGCTTACCCATGCTAATTTTGTCAAGAATGTGAAGGCTTGCCTTGAGCACCTGACCGGGGCAATCGACAACGACGACACCTTCCTCTCATTCCTCCCGCTTTCCCATGTTTTCGAACGGACCGCCACGTACCATGTATGCCTGGCAATGGGCTGTAAGATGGCTTTTGCCGAGAGCCTCGAATCACTGGGGCGCAACATGACCGAAGTACAGCCGAGCATCATGAATGTAGTGCCCAGGCTGCTTGAAAAAATCCAGGATAAGGTATATAAAAATGCTACCGAAGGCGGGGGCCTGAAGGCTAAGATTTTCTACTGGGCATTGAATACAGGAAAAAAGGCCCGCGAGATCAGAGAACAGGGAAAATCACTGCCCGCCGGGTTATCGCTGCAGCTGGCAATAGCCGAAAAGCTGGTCTTTCGCAAGATCAAGGAAAAGACTGGTGGAAACCTCAAATTCATGATTTCCGGCGGCGGGGCCATGCCGGTTAGCGTAGGCGAATTTTTCAGCAACCTGGGGATCATCGTCCTGGAAGGCTACGGGCTTACCGAAACTTCGCCCGTGGTAGCCGTTAACCTGTACGAGCGCCAGGCCATCGGCACCGTTGGCCCGGTGATCCCGGGCATTGAGATCGGCATTCAGCAGCCCGAAACACAAGAGATCTTTACCATACAAACTCATGAAAGCCACGATCCCTCCTTCCAAAGCCCGGAAGGCGAGATCATCGTCCGCGGCCATTGCATCATGAAAGGCTACTGGAACAAACCGGCGGAAACGCAAGCCGCTATTGACCGCCAGGGCTGGTTCCATACCGGGGATGTAGGCTGTTTCCGGCAGGGCAACCTGAAAATTACCGACCGCATAAAAAACATGCTGGTGAATGCCTATGGAAAGAACGTATACCCCACCCCGGTGGAAAACGTGTATATGAAAAGCAATAAGATCGAACAGATTTTCCTCGTCGGCGATAAACAGGAATACATCACCGCTATCCTGGTTCCGAATAAAGAACTCATGATGCAGACATTTGACCTTCACGAAAGTTTTTTTAGTGAACCCACCCCTTTTATTGAAGACACCCGGATTATCAACTGGCTGAACGAAGATATCCGCAGTTTATCCACCGAACTCGCCAAATTTGAACGCATTAAGAATTTTGCGGTAAAGCGTACTCCCTTCACCATCGACGACGGTGAAATGACCCCCACTCTTAAGATCAAGCGTAAGGTAGTGGAAGAGAAATACGCGGGGATGATCCGTCAGCTTTATAAATTACCGGCAGTAGTATAG
- a CDS encoding HesB/IscA family protein yields MITITDRAKERIEALMKESGYDNSYFLRVGVESGGCSGLSYKLDFDNQAKEKDQFFEDKGIRVVLDVKSFLYLAGTELDFSTGLNGKGFSFNNPNASRTCACGESFSV; encoded by the coding sequence ATGATTACAATTACCGACCGTGCGAAAGAACGAATTGAGGCTCTTATGAAAGAGTCCGGTTATGACAACAGCTATTTCCTGCGGGTTGGAGTGGAAAGCGGAGGTTGTTCCGGCCTGTCCTATAAACTGGATTTTGACAACCAGGCAAAGGAAAAAGACCAGTTTTTCGAGGACAAAGGCATCCGCGTCGTACTTGATGTTAAAAGCTTTCTTTACCTGGCCGGAACGGAGCTTGATTTCTCAACCGGCCTGAACGGGAAGGGTTTTAGCTTTAATAACCCGAATGCCTCGCGAACCTGCGCCTGCGGAGAGAGCTTTTCTGTATAA
- a CDS encoding cysteine desulfurase family protein, with protein sequence MPKLPIYLDNNATTPTDPRVLDVMLPYFTEKFGNAASRHHAFGWTAEDAVDLAREQAASLIGASPEELIFTSGATESVNMALKGVFEAYRSKGNHIITLATEHSCVLDTCRYIERSGGKVTYLPVQPDGLLNIEMLRAAITAETILISVMYANNETGVIQPMEDIGRIAGEKSIIFHTDATQGAGKIPLNVDTGGIGLLSFSAHKLYGPKGAGALFVRRKNPRVRLTPLIEGGGHEKGLRSGTLNVPGIVGFGKACEVCLTQMEKDGQKLSLLRDKLESGLLEIPGTALNGNTHNRLPHVSNIRFAGLKGDLLMSAMPDLAISSGSACTSASPEPSHVLTAMGLSEEEARSSLRFSLGRFTEETDIDFAVNICRNAIESLRDSTKHS encoded by the coding sequence ATGCCCAAATTACCAATTTACCTGGACAATAACGCCACTACCCCTACCGACCCGCGGGTGCTGGACGTAATGCTTCCTTATTTCACCGAAAAATTTGGCAATGCTGCCAGCAGGCACCATGCCTTCGGCTGGACGGCGGAGGATGCCGTGGACCTGGCCCGGGAGCAGGCTGCGTCCCTGATCGGCGCCTCGCCGGAGGAACTGATCTTCACCTCCGGCGCTACGGAATCAGTAAACATGGCGCTGAAAGGCGTTTTTGAAGCCTATCGCAGTAAAGGAAATCATATAATTACCCTGGCTACTGAACACTCCTGCGTTTTGGATACCTGCCGGTATATCGAAAGATCGGGTGGAAAAGTGACTTACCTTCCGGTTCAGCCGGACGGCCTGCTAAACATTGAAATGCTCCGGGCGGCTATTACTGCGGAAACCATCCTTATCTCCGTCATGTACGCCAATAATGAAACCGGCGTCATCCAGCCAATGGAAGATATAGGCCGAATTGCAGGGGAGAAGAGTATCATTTTCCATACCGACGCCACCCAGGGAGCGGGTAAAATACCACTGAACGTGGATACAGGCGGAATCGGGCTGCTGTCATTCAGTGCGCATAAATTATATGGCCCCAAAGGCGCGGGCGCCCTGTTTGTAAGACGAAAAAACCCCAGGGTACGGCTCACCCCGCTCATAGAAGGAGGCGGCCATGAAAAAGGCTTGCGCTCCGGCACGCTGAATGTCCCCGGCATCGTGGGCTTCGGGAAAGCCTGCGAAGTATGCCTTACCCAAATGGAAAAAGATGGTCAAAAGCTTTCCCTGCTTCGTGATAAGCTGGAAAGCGGCCTTTTGGAAATTCCGGGCACCGCGCTGAACGGAAATACGCATAACCGCCTTCCTCACGTAAGCAATATCCGCTTTGCCGGGCTAAAGGGTGACCTGCTGATGTCGGCCATGCCTGACCTGGCGATTTCTTCCGGTTCGGCCTGCACATCGGCTTCGCCGGAGCCTTCTCATGTACTTACCGCAATGGGATTGAGTGAAGAAGAAGCCCGTTCTTCCCTTCGCTTCAGCCTTGGACGTTTTACAGAGGAAACAGATATTGATTTCGCGGTGAACATCTGTAGGAACGCAATTGAATCTCTTCGTGATTCCACCAAACATTCTTAA
- a CDS encoding YdcF family protein → MRFSSAIKLLAFLFLTSLCIQSAAQDKGNPHKTIMLILGSANKKTLEERVKLGLELYDSPVSFDYIIVSGGCGAHGSAICEASEMAALLKEGGVPPAKIYKEERSKSTVQNYCYSRALKKEDGTRLINPDDTLYVVSNHWHAIPVAARFTTYDSVHAFYYIKGGSCRRRPIKWITPVFIIRGIFAPERRLKYQAYSDDRSL, encoded by the coding sequence ATGCGCTTCTCATCCGCCATAAAGCTACTTGCCTTCTTGTTTTTAACGAGCCTCTGTATTCAGTCGGCTGCGCAGGATAAAGGCAATCCTCATAAAACGATTATGCTCATCCTGGGCTCTGCTAACAAAAAGACGCTGGAAGAACGGGTGAAGTTGGGCCTGGAACTGTACGATTCCCCGGTTTCCTTTGACTATATCATTGTTTCGGGCGGTTGCGGCGCACATGGCTCCGCTATCTGCGAAGCTTCTGAAATGGCCGCATTGTTAAAGGAAGGGGGAGTTCCTCCTGCTAAGATCTATAAAGAAGAGCGCTCAAAAAGCACGGTGCAGAATTACTGTTACAGCAGGGCGCTGAAAAAGGAAGATGGTACACGCCTGATCAATCCGGACGATACGCTGTATGTCGTTTCCAATCACTGGCACGCCATCCCTGTTGCGGCACGTTTCACTACTTATGATAGCGTGCATGCATTTTATTACATTAAGGGGGGATCCTGCCGTCGGAGACCGATAAAGTGGATTACACCGGTATTTATAATAAGGGGAATCTTTGCCCCTGAACGTAGATTGAAGTACCAGGCATATTCTGATGACAGAAGCCTTTGA
- a CDS encoding cysteine hydrolase family protein: MKADLQAGGGIGRLLVRGSKSWAIVKEVEPIEGEILIDKAGKGATGVSTLFMTLQNLGITHLVIVGITADVCVNTIMTEANDLGFWCLLLKDCTGATDEGNYAAVVKSTKMQGGVFGWVSDSEKFIKSVKGIQSKVRE; the protein is encoded by the coding sequence TTGAAGGCTGATCTTCAGGCGGGAGGCGGCATTGGCCGGCTCCTTGTCAGAGGCTCCAAAAGCTGGGCTATCGTCAAAGAAGTAGAACCTATCGAGGGAGAGATCCTCATTGATAAAGCCGGGAAAGGAGCAACCGGTGTAAGTACTTTATTTATGACGCTGCAAAACTTAGGAATAACTCATTTGGTGATCGTCGGAATTACGGCCGACGTATGTGTAAATACCATTATGACTGAAGCCAATGATCTCGGCTTTTGGTGTTTGCTGCTGAAAGATTGTACCGGCGCAACCGACGAGGGCAATTATGCAGCCGTTGTCAAGAGTACCAAAATGCAAGGCGGGGTTTTTGGATGGGTTTCAGATTCTGAAAAATTTATAAAGTCCGTGAAGGGTATACAATCAAAGGTTCGCGAGTAG
- a CDS encoding HAD family hydrolase, with protein MSTIKNIIFDYGGVIFEIEHELAARSFEELGVPQVRQAFTHAAQGELFMDFETGTVSPEIFREEVRKMSERPLSDEQIDGAWNAMLLGVPEGNVPLLMQLKEKYRTFLLSNNNPIHHAACERMLRERWETAIEDCMEKAYFSHLIQLRKPDARAYRHVLEMHGLDPGETVFIDDTPVNIEIAASLGMQTRLVRRNAPLPDTIESFL; from the coding sequence GTGAGTACCATTAAAAATATCATTTTCGATTACGGCGGGGTTATTTTTGAAATTGAGCATGAGCTGGCGGCCCGGTCATTTGAAGAACTGGGTGTGCCGCAGGTGAGACAGGCTTTTACTCATGCGGCCCAGGGCGAACTGTTTATGGATTTTGAGACCGGTACCGTTAGCCCGGAAATTTTTCGGGAAGAAGTACGGAAGATGAGCGAACGGCCGCTCAGCGATGAGCAGATTGACGGTGCCTGGAATGCGATGCTTTTGGGGGTGCCGGAGGGCAATGTGCCCTTGCTGATGCAGCTGAAGGAAAAATACCGGACTTTTTTGTTAAGTAATAATAATCCTATTCACCATGCTGCTTGTGAGCGAATGCTTCGGGAGCGCTGGGAGACGGCTATTGAGGACTGCATGGAAAAGGCTTATTTTTCGCATTTGATTCAGTTGCGAAAGCCTGATGCCCGGGCGTACCGGCATGTGCTGGAAATGCACGGCCTTGATCCCGGCGAAACGGTATTTATCGATGATACGCCGGTAAACATTGAAATAGCTGCATCGCTTGGTATGCAAACCCGGCTGGTCAGGCGGAACGCGCCGTTGCCGGATACGATCGAAAGCTTTTTATAA
- the mce gene encoding methylmalonyl-CoA epimerase, producing MNRIDHIGIAVKDLKSASEIYTRLLGKPFYKTERVAAEDVETAFFACGENKVELLESTSENSAISRFIEKRGEGIHHLAFEVDDIRAEIARLKGEGFDFIAEEPQPGADNKLICFLHPRKTAGVLIELCQEMSHL from the coding sequence ATGAATCGGATTGATCATATAGGGATTGCGGTAAAAGACCTGAAAAGTGCCTCGGAGATCTACACTCGTTTGCTCGGCAAACCGTTTTATAAGACCGAACGGGTAGCCGCTGAAGATGTGGAAACTGCTTTTTTTGCCTGCGGCGAAAATAAAGTAGAACTGCTGGAAAGCACCAGTGAAAACAGCGCTATTTCCCGTTTCATTGAAAAGCGGGGCGAGGGAATTCATCACCTGGCCTTTGAGGTAGACGATATCCGGGCGGAAATAGCGCGCCTGAAAGGGGAAGGATTCGATTTCATTGCTGAAGAGCCACAGCCGGGAGCCGATAACAAGCTCATCTGCTTCCTTCATCCAAGGAAAACCGCCGGTGTCCTTATTGAATTGTGCCAGGAAATGTCGCATCTTTGA
- a CDS encoding 3-keto-disaccharide hydrolase, translated as MKIKPIKWLSGFAMLGLAGLAFSCNTATKEGEAEKQGPEQTQEDSGWIYLFDGTSTEGWRGYGMDSLPPGWTIQDSALAFDTELGLEQNYKGGTDILYGAEEFDNFELYLEWKLPEGGNSGIFYHVKEGYDGPPVVAPEYQLIDDENYARIHDLTTYNTSLGYTENPEELKPLQQTGADYAMHAPDPDKILHPVGEWNSSKIVFTPEKVEHWLNGKLILSFVPWDEAWQEKKNSDKWKNSPDYGKFKSGYIALQDHSSPIWFRNIKIKKR; from the coding sequence ATGAAGATCAAACCAATAAAATGGCTGAGCGGTTTTGCGATGCTGGGGCTTGCTGGTTTAGCTTTTTCCTGCAATACCGCTACAAAAGAGGGTGAAGCGGAAAAGCAAGGCCCGGAGCAGACACAAGAAGATTCCGGGTGGATTTACCTTTTTGATGGTACCAGTACCGAAGGATGGCGCGGATACGGTATGGATTCTCTGCCGCCGGGATGGACGATCCAGGATAGCGCCCTGGCTTTTGACACGGAACTTGGCCTGGAACAGAACTATAAAGGCGGAACCGATATCCTTTATGGGGCCGAGGAATTTGACAATTTTGAACTTTATCTGGAATGGAAGCTTCCCGAAGGCGGAAATAGCGGCATTTTTTATCATGTTAAGGAAGGTTATGACGGACCGCCGGTGGTGGCGCCTGAATATCAGCTTATCGATGACGAAAACTATGCCCGCATCCATGACCTTACCACCTATAATACCAGCTTAGGCTACACAGAAAATCCGGAAGAACTGAAGCCCTTGCAGCAAACCGGCGCCGATTATGCCATGCATGCCCCGGATCCCGATAAGATACTGCACCCTGTAGGGGAATGGAACAGTTCTAAAATTGTTTTCACCCCCGAAAAGGTGGAACATTGGCTGAATGGAAAATTGATCCTGTCTTTCGTTCCCTGGGACGAAGCCTGGCAGGAGAAGAAAAATTCCGACAAATGGAAGAACAGCCCGGATTACGGGAAGTTTAAGAGCGGATACATCGCCTTGCAGGACCATTCCAGCCCCATTTGGTTCCGGAATATTAAAATTAAAAAACGATAA